One window of the Runella slithyformis DSM 19594 genome contains the following:
- a CDS encoding LuxE/PaaK family acyltransferase produces MSRRHSLKQLVKNVTSDTFEDAALAVFRWQAASNFIYREYLTHLNCHPESVQSLTQVPFMPIGFFKKHIVLTESPVVRTVFESSGTTGVQTGRHHVADLDWYTEISINIFEQTYGPLSNCHLLALLPSYLERNNSSLVYMVQQFIAQTRSPVSGFFLHNVDELLKTLKNFAQNPDGRTVLLWGVTFALLDLAESDKRKDLEYLRNIPGLVVMETGGMKGRRREMLREEVHEVLTGAFGVNAIHSEYGMTELLSQSYSQGDGIFDASTTMRVLLRDINDPRAVYDKPAPGLRYGGINVVDLANLDSCSFIETQDLGRFVGESSQRFEVIGRFDNSDVRGCNLLI; encoded by the coding sequence ATGAGTCGACGCCACTCTTTAAAACAGTTGGTAAAAAACGTTACGTCCGATACCTTTGAGGACGCAGCATTGGCGGTATTTCGTTGGCAAGCCGCTTCCAATTTTATTTATCGGGAATATTTAACGCATTTAAACTGTCATCCCGAATCGGTTCAATCGCTGACGCAGGTTCCGTTCATGCCCATCGGTTTTTTCAAAAAGCATATTGTTCTTACCGAATCTCCCGTTGTCCGGACTGTTTTTGAAAGCAGCGGAACGACCGGCGTTCAAACCGGCCGTCATCACGTAGCGGATTTGGATTGGTACACGGAGATCAGTATCAACATTTTTGAGCAGACCTACGGCCCGTTATCGAATTGCCATTTGTTAGCCCTTTTACCTTCCTATCTTGAACGAAATAACTCGTCGTTGGTGTATATGGTTCAACAATTTATTGCACAAACTCGATCGCCTGTTTCGGGCTTTTTTCTGCATAATGTGGATGAACTGCTGAAAACCCTCAAAAACTTTGCTCAGAACCCCGACGGACGCACCGTGCTCCTTTGGGGCGTGACCTTTGCACTGTTGGATTTGGCCGAATCTGATAAGCGGAAAGATCTGGAATATCTTAGAAATATTCCAGGTCTGGTGGTCATGGAAACGGGCGGGATGAAGGGACGCCGTCGCGAAATGCTCCGCGAAGAAGTGCACGAGGTGCTGACCGGGGCGTTCGGCGTAAATGCCATTCATTCCGAATACGGCATGACCGAGCTGCTTTCGCAATCGTACTCCCAAGGCGACGGTATCTTTGATGCGTCGACAACTATGCGTGTTCTTCTGCGTGATATCAACGATCCGCGCGCCGTATATGATAAGCCTGCGCCCGGGTTGCGCTATGGAGGCATCAATGTCGTGGATCTGGCCAATCTGGATTCCTGTTCCTTCATCGAAACGCAGGACCTGGGCCGTTTTGTCGGCGAAAGCAGTCAGCGGTTTGAAGTGATCGGGCGTTTTGACAACTCAGATGTGCGCGGCTGCAATCTGCTGATTTGA
- a CDS encoding NFACT RNA binding domain-containing protein, which translates to MHQNYHFLRHLTEALRPMAVGLKFMECFSQEKDELVIVLAHARGKNNYYRPFFLRATLRPDFACLNFPEDFNRARQNSADLFENLYDLQVLNVRQFNNERAFGLVLENNYTLVFKLFGNRSNAVVFQGDEVVDLFHHRLVSDRNLRLSEMDRTLDQTWEAYQTAKYDHRKIFPTFGKEVNAYLEEQFRVYNLHLTVNSKQTELSTSQKRWEIIQDTLGAISTSLFRISLWQHQPTLALVPLGEVLREHTDAIAAINDFYTTYNRVGVIAKEKGDALKMLQKRIQRTEHYLKEAFQKLVGMEGEVKNEEIGHILMANLHQIPERAERVTLFDFYRNRDIEIKLKSDLTPQRNAETYYRKSKNERIEIEKLQENIALREGELEELKNHMSTIEAFESLKLLRKYLKANTLQSEAPVLSPTQLFKHTEYEGYVILIGKNAKNNDLLTKKYTYKDDLWLHARDVAGSHVVVKYKAGKKFPNSVIERAAQIAAWYSKRRNETLCPVIVIPKKFVRKPKGLPEGEVILDKEEVVMVEPKGM; encoded by the coding sequence ATGCATCAGAATTATCATTTTTTAAGGCATTTGACCGAAGCACTTCGTCCGATGGCTGTGGGCCTGAAGTTTATGGAATGTTTCAGTCAGGAGAAAGACGAACTGGTCATTGTATTGGCGCACGCTCGAGGCAAAAACAATTACTACCGTCCGTTTTTCCTTCGTGCTACGCTTCGACCCGATTTCGCCTGTCTCAACTTTCCCGAAGATTTTAACCGCGCCCGTCAAAACAGTGCCGACCTCTTTGAGAATCTGTACGACCTACAAGTCCTGAATGTACGTCAGTTTAACAACGAGCGGGCTTTTGGGTTGGTATTGGAAAATAATTATACGCTGGTCTTTAAGCTCTTCGGCAATCGCTCCAACGCCGTGGTGTTTCAGGGGGATGAGGTCGTTGACCTTTTTCATCATCGGCTGGTTTCCGACCGGAACCTGCGTTTGTCAGAAATGGACCGAACGCTTGACCAAACATGGGAAGCCTATCAAACCGCAAAGTATGACCACCGAAAAATATTCCCCACGTTTGGGAAGGAAGTCAATGCGTATTTGGAAGAGCAGTTCAGAGTTTACAATTTACATTTAACAGTTAACAGTAAACAAACAGAGCTTTCAACTTCCCAAAAACGCTGGGAAATTATTCAAGATACACTCGGAGCAATTTCTACTTCTTTATTCCGAATCAGCCTGTGGCAGCATCAACCTACGCTGGCGCTGGTACCGCTCGGTGAAGTGCTGCGCGAGCATACCGATGCTATCGCCGCGATCAATGATTTTTATACCACCTACAACCGCGTGGGAGTCATTGCCAAAGAGAAGGGCGATGCTCTTAAAATGCTGCAAAAACGCATTCAGCGTACGGAGCATTACCTGAAAGAAGCTTTCCAAAAACTGGTCGGGATGGAGGGAGAAGTAAAAAACGAAGAAATCGGACACATCCTGATGGCCAACCTTCATCAAATTCCCGAACGGGCCGAGCGCGTGACCCTGTTTGATTTTTACCGAAACCGGGACATTGAAATCAAATTAAAGTCGGACCTGACCCCTCAGCGAAACGCTGAGACCTATTACCGAAAATCAAAAAATGAACGCATTGAGATTGAAAAGTTGCAGGAAAACATTGCCCTGCGGGAAGGCGAGTTGGAAGAACTGAAAAACCACATGAGCACGATTGAGGCATTTGAATCGCTGAAACTGCTGCGAAAATACCTCAAAGCCAATACGTTGCAGAGTGAAGCCCCCGTTTTATCGCCCACTCAATTGTTCAAACATACGGAGTATGAAGGATACGTCATTCTGATCGGGAAAAATGCCAAAAACAATGATCTGCTTACCAAAAAATACACCTACAAAGACGACCTGTGGCTGCACGCCCGCGATGTGGCCGGCTCGCACGTGGTGGTGAAATACAAAGCGGGAAAGAAGTTTCCGAACAGCGTCATCGAACGGGCGGCCCAAATCGCCGCCTGGTATTCCAAACGCCGCAACGAAACCCTTTGCCCCGTGATAGTCATTCCCAAAAAATTTGTGCGTAAACCCAAAGGCCTGCCCGAAGGAGAAGTGATCCTGGACAAGGAAGAGGTAGTAATGGTGGAGCCTAAAGGGATGTAG
- a CDS encoding ClpP family protease, with the protein MNHGQEFRKYAVKHLGMNGLTVDGYVNHTVENMTRAIIEERPMNFREVDVFSRLMADRIIFFGMPVDDQIANIVVAQLLFLESADPKKDILMYINSPGGSVYAGMGIYDTMQYVRPDVATVCTSLAASMGAVLLAGGAAGKRAALPHARIMIHQPSGGAQGQSVDIEITAREIVKLREELYEILAHHTGQTIDKIESDSDRDKWMRAIEAKEYGLIDEVLTREK; encoded by the coding sequence ATGAATCACGGACAGGAATTTAGAAAGTATGCAGTAAAACATTTGGGTATGAACGGCCTTACAGTCGATGGCTACGTAAACCATACCGTTGAAAACATGACGCGCGCTATCATTGAGGAGCGCCCGATGAACTTCCGTGAGGTCGATGTTTTTTCTCGCCTCATGGCCGACCGCATCATCTTTTTCGGGATGCCGGTCGACGATCAGATCGCTAATATTGTGGTAGCCCAGCTATTATTTTTGGAATCCGCTGACCCTAAAAAAGATATTTTGATGTACATCAACAGCCCCGGCGGCTCGGTGTATGCAGGGATGGGCATTTATGACACCATGCAGTACGTTCGTCCCGATGTAGCTACGGTATGTACCAGTTTGGCAGCTTCCATGGGTGCTGTGTTGCTGGCGGGTGGTGCGGCCGGTAAGCGGGCAGCGCTTCCCCACGCCCGTATCATGATCCACCAACCTTCGGGCGGGGCGCAGGGACAATCGGTTGATATCGAAATCACAGCGCGTGAAATCGTAAAATTACGCGAAGAATTGTACGAGATCCTGGCCCATCACACCGGACAGACAATTGACAAGATTGAGTCGGATTCTGACCGTGATAAATGGATGCGCGCCATTGAAGCCAAAGAATACGGCCTGATCGACGAGGTATTGACGAGAGAAAAGTAG
- a CDS encoding SprT-like domain-containing protein, with amino-acid sequence MEAKRVMQDVLEGHVPAASVEYCYHLWERYQFDFVVSKPRRTRLGDFRAHPGYRECITVNMNLNPYNFLITYLHEVAHLEVYRTYKRRQPPHGKAWKNHFGRLLIPVMNEATFPASVLTSLQHYAKNPTASTGTHLPLMRALKNMDAPQTDRIMVSELPEGQLFRLNQKVFVRGSLRRTRVVCVENASQKKYLVAAHAWVEKI; translated from the coding sequence GTGGAAGCAAAAAGAGTGATGCAGGATGTTTTGGAAGGGCATGTTCCTGCTGCTTCTGTAGAATATTGTTATCATTTATGGGAGCGATATCAGTTTGACTTTGTAGTTTCTAAGCCCCGGCGAACGCGTTTGGGTGATTTTAGAGCACACCCCGGTTATCGTGAGTGCATTACGGTCAATATGAATCTCAATCCCTATAATTTTTTAATTACGTATTTACACGAAGTGGCGCATTTGGAAGTGTATCGTACCTATAAGCGCCGTCAGCCCCCTCATGGAAAAGCCTGGAAAAATCATTTTGGCCGATTACTGATTCCCGTCATGAACGAAGCCACTTTTCCGGCTTCAGTACTGACTTCGCTTCAGCACTATGCCAAAAACCCGACGGCTTCTACCGGAACCCACCTGCCGTTGATGCGGGCGCTCAAAAATATGGATGCTCCTCAAACGGATCGGATCATGGTAAGTGAACTCCCGGAAGGGCAATTATTTCGTTTGAATCAAAAAGTGTTTGTTCGGGGTTCGCTGCGCCGTACGCGCGTCGTTTGTGTCGAAAATGCTTCTCAAAAAAAATATTTGGTGGCGGCCCATGCATGGGTTGAAAAAATATAA
- a CDS encoding cysteine desulfurase family protein — protein sequence MPVQPDGLIDLEVLQAAIRPDTILVSVMAVNNEIGVIQPLKHIAEMAHKAGVIFMTDATQAVGKWPLNVDNFGIDLLTLSAHKFYGPKGVGALFVRQRRPNRVKLEALLHGGGHEGGKRSGTLNVTGIVGMGKAAELAQKQLQSDAERVGKLRDALENELLQISGTRINGNRYQRLYNVTNVLFEGCDSDVLIIGLENIAVSNGSACTSASIDPSHVLMALGMTETEAFSCLRFSLGRFTAADEIPQVVEAVKKVVGQGQLRAMSGASESTDSCFVDAFNALETLRGRFNQ from the coding sequence TTGCCCGTACAACCCGACGGCCTGATTGACTTGGAGGTGCTGCAAGCCGCTATTCGTCCGGACACGATTTTGGTATCGGTTATGGCCGTGAACAATGAGATCGGGGTGATACAGCCGTTGAAACACATCGCGGAAATGGCCCACAAAGCCGGGGTGATATTTATGACCGACGCTACACAGGCGGTGGGTAAGTGGCCGCTAAATGTGGATAACTTTGGCATTGACCTGCTGACGCTCTCGGCGCATAAATTTTACGGTCCCAAGGGCGTGGGGGCGCTGTTTGTGCGACAGCGGCGGCCCAATCGTGTCAAACTGGAAGCACTCCTGCACGGCGGCGGGCACGAAGGCGGCAAACGCTCCGGCACGCTCAACGTGACGGGCATTGTAGGCATGGGCAAAGCAGCCGAACTCGCTCAAAAACAACTGCAATCCGATGCCGAACGCGTAGGCAAACTGCGCGATGCCCTCGAAAACGAACTCCTTCAAATTTCGGGAACGCGCATCAACGGCAACCGTTATCAGCGCCTGTATAACGTCACCAACGTACTGTTTGAAGGCTGCGACTCCGACGTACTCATCATAGGTTTGGAAAACATCGCCGTCTCCAACGGCTCGGCCTGTACTTCGGCGTCCATTGACCCTTCTCACGTACTGATGGCTTTGGGCATGACCGAAACCGAGGCTTTTTCATGCCTTCGGTTCAGCTTGGGGCGCTTCACTGCCGCCGACGAAATCCCGCAGGTGGTGGAGGCAGTAAAGAAGGTAGTGGGGCAAGGGCAGTTGAGGGCCATGAGTGGGGCTTCTGAATCTACGGATAGTTGTTTTGTGGATGCTTTCAATGCCTTGGAAACTTTAAGGGGCAGATTTAATCAATGA
- the porU gene encoding type IX secretion system sortase PorU, producing the protein MLPSALPGWSQTSVLNEGRWFKIGVTQTGVHRIDAAFLRNMGVNPADINPKNIRLFGNGGRMLPQLNKAPRAIDLIENAVVVKGENDGRFDEADALWFFGKSPHEIGYDSTQKRFAHQLNIYSDTTFYFLQIGTQPGLRIQPQKSGMTGPLLTTFDDYVFLESELYNRVQSGREWWGEYFGTQTRQDFNAELNGVVPDSPLKLTAATVASAQVVTKFVFAVNGQTVGEQSMGTVSAMSAANRYDLRGQRTLQTHTGKVTVLTANPARVTITATFDKAGQSNADGYLDFVGLQVQRMLRMNDRPTVFQSLSSLMQDSVRYVIGQANAQTLLWDITDPLRPRIQLYTLNGTEAVFGAVGKTLKRFVLFSETQLSPPVSFQALPNQNIRSLPTPDMVIVTAPAWQKQAQKLADFRNQNDGLDVKVVTTAQVYNEFASGQPDPTAIRDLMKYWADKQPNKLKYLLLFGDASYDFKNNLKALGNAEMANFVPSYESYESAHPVRSFSSDDYFGFLKPEDGLWREDPEGNHTLDIGIGRLPVKTIEEAETVVAKLIRYNSKRSLGKWRQRIVFVADDGDANLHQQDADNLSKMVAELVPAYNLRKVYVDAYPQTGSTTQRAPGAGQAIDRYVNKGALIMNYTGHGGISTWADEQIVTLQNLFNWRNADNMPLIVTATCEFGRYDNPGEVSGAEIAVVSPRGGAIAMLTTSRPVYANTNFLVNSAFYKAVFQPISGVMPRLGDVMRITKNKSYYDVLNRNFTLLGDPSLRLNYGEYQVNITASDTLKAGRLAKLSGEIKQGATVAGDFNGTAIVTVYDKESQLFTLGDQARGTPPYATAANPKMPYGLYDKKLFEGKVSVTAGRFAVQFIVPKDIDPTIGNGKAEVYAVRADSLADAIGGHDRLLIGGSALGQNDTKPPQMQLYLNDEQFVDGSQVEDSPLFIAKLNDENGLNFAAKMTVTLNDTLSITVNDYFLADKDDYRSGVIRFPFHRLPVGEYTLTLKVADTYNNMTVGTLRFRIGEEIKLIRNVIAYPNPFVERTKLQLELVDEGDDIELTVQIFDSNARMVGTAAQTIYNSDKLLDIFTWNVSHHSIHAVPAGIYFYNVWVHSLTRQQTQRQSGKLVLVK; encoded by the coding sequence ATGCTGCCATCAGCGTTGCCCGGTTGGAGCCAAACGTCCGTCCTGAACGAAGGTCGTTGGTTTAAAATCGGTGTTACCCAAACGGGTGTCCACCGAATTGATGCGGCATTTCTGCGAAATATGGGCGTTAATCCTGCCGATATAAATCCAAAGAATATTCGATTGTTCGGTAATGGAGGTAGGATGCTACCACAACTTAATAAAGCTCCCCGCGCGATTGACTTAATCGAAAATGCGGTAGTGGTAAAAGGCGAAAATGACGGTCGTTTTGACGAAGCGGATGCCCTTTGGTTTTTTGGAAAAAGCCCGCATGAAATTGGATATGATTCTACCCAAAAAAGATTTGCTCATCAATTAAATATCTACTCAGATACCACTTTTTATTTCCTGCAGATCGGAACGCAGCCGGGCCTGCGCATTCAACCCCAAAAATCAGGAATGACCGGTCCTTTATTGACCACGTTTGATGATTATGTATTTTTGGAAAGTGAATTGTACAACCGTGTACAATCCGGAAGAGAGTGGTGGGGAGAATATTTCGGAACCCAAACCCGACAGGATTTTAATGCTGAACTAAACGGCGTAGTGCCCGACAGCCCTTTGAAACTGACGGCCGCCACGGTGGCTTCCGCGCAGGTTGTCACGAAATTTGTTTTTGCTGTCAACGGCCAAACCGTGGGAGAACAATCCATGGGTACAGTCTCGGCGATGAGTGCTGCCAACCGATATGATCTTCGGGGGCAGCGAACGCTGCAAACGCATACCGGTAAAGTAACGGTGCTGACGGCCAATCCTGCCCGGGTCACCATCACGGCTACATTTGATAAAGCGGGCCAATCCAATGCTGATGGGTACCTGGATTTTGTGGGATTGCAGGTACAGCGTATGTTGCGAATGAATGACCGGCCCACCGTTTTTCAGAGCTTGAGTTCCTTGATGCAGGATTCGGTACGTTATGTGATCGGGCAGGCCAATGCACAAACCCTGCTGTGGGATATTACTGACCCCCTGCGCCCGCGAATACAGCTGTATACGCTCAACGGAACGGAGGCTGTCTTTGGGGCGGTGGGAAAAACCCTGAAACGTTTTGTGCTGTTTTCGGAAACTCAACTGAGCCCCCCCGTTTCTTTTCAAGCCCTTCCAAATCAAAACATCAGGAGCCTGCCCACACCCGACATGGTCATCGTTACCGCTCCCGCTTGGCAAAAACAGGCCCAAAAACTGGCGGATTTTAGAAATCAAAACGATGGATTGGACGTGAAGGTCGTCACCACAGCGCAGGTGTATAATGAGTTTGCCTCCGGACAGCCGGACCCAACGGCCATTCGGGATTTGATGAAATATTGGGCGGATAAACAACCCAATAAACTTAAATACCTGCTGTTGTTCGGCGATGCCAGTTATGATTTCAAAAATAATCTGAAGGCGCTGGGGAATGCCGAAATGGCCAATTTTGTGCCTTCCTACGAAAGCTATGAATCGGCTCATCCCGTGCGCAGTTTTTCCTCAGATGATTATTTTGGCTTCTTAAAACCCGAAGACGGTCTTTGGAGGGAAGACCCGGAAGGAAACCATACGCTTGATATCGGCATCGGCCGGCTTCCCGTCAAAACCATAGAAGAGGCAGAGACAGTCGTTGCTAAATTGATACGGTACAATTCCAAACGCTCGCTGGGAAAATGGCGTCAGCGCATCGTCTTTGTCGCTGACGACGGTGATGCCAACCTTCACCAACAGGATGCCGATAATCTCTCCAAAATGGTGGCTGAATTGGTCCCGGCGTATAACCTTCGAAAAGTGTACGTGGATGCCTATCCGCAGACGGGCTCCACAACACAGCGTGCTCCGGGAGCCGGTCAGGCCATAGATCGCTACGTAAATAAAGGGGCGTTGATCATGAATTACACCGGCCACGGCGGGATATCTACATGGGCTGATGAACAGATCGTAACCTTGCAAAATCTCTTTAACTGGCGCAACGCGGACAATATGCCGCTCATTGTCACCGCCACCTGTGAGTTTGGACGTTATGATAATCCGGGTGAAGTATCGGGGGCGGAGATCGCCGTGGTGAGCCCTCGGGGCGGAGCGATTGCCATGCTTACCACCTCACGACCTGTGTATGCCAATACTAATTTTCTGGTCAATTCGGCTTTTTATAAAGCAGTCTTTCAGCCTATCAGTGGCGTAATGCCCCGTCTTGGGGATGTAATGAGAATTACCAAAAACAAAAGTTACTATGATGTTCTTAATCGTAATTTTACTTTATTGGGTGACCCTTCGCTGCGTCTAAATTACGGAGAGTATCAAGTAAATATTACGGCCTCGGATACCCTTAAAGCCGGGCGTTTGGCTAAACTGTCGGGCGAAATAAAACAGGGCGCAACGGTGGCCGGCGATTTTAACGGAACGGCCATCGTGACTGTGTATGACAAAGAAAGTCAGCTGTTTACCCTCGGTGATCAGGCGAGGGGAACGCCTCCCTACGCAACCGCTGCCAATCCGAAAATGCCTTACGGATTATATGATAAAAAGCTGTTTGAGGGAAAAGTAAGCGTAACAGCAGGCAGGTTTGCAGTACAATTCATCGTTCCCAAAGACATTGACCCAACCATAGGAAACGGTAAGGCAGAAGTCTATGCCGTACGGGCAGATAGCCTCGCGGATGCCATTGGGGGGCATGATCGTTTGTTGATTGGCGGAAGTGCCCTTGGTCAAAATGATACCAAGCCGCCTCAAATGCAGTTGTACTTAAATGATGAACAATTTGTCGATGGAAGCCAAGTGGAAGACAGCCCTCTTTTCATTGCAAAATTGAATGATGAAAATGGCCTGAATTTTGCTGCAAAAATGACAGTAACGCTGAATGATACGCTGAGTATCACGGTAAATGATTATTTCCTGGCCGATAAAGATGATTACCGCTCAGGGGTCATTCGATTTCCGTTTCATCGGCTGCCGGTAGGTGAGTATACCCTTACATTGAAAGTGGCTGATACGTACAATAATATGACCGTGGGCACGTTGAGGTTTAGAATAGGAGAAGAAATAAAACTTATCAGGAACGTTATTGCCTATCCTAATCCATTTGTTGAACGTACTAAATTGCAGCTTGAACTCGTGGATGAAGGGGATGATATAGAACTAACGGTTCAAATTTTTGATAGCAACGCAAGAATGGTCGGTACCGCTGCGCAAACGATCTATAACTCAGATAAATTGTTGGATATATTTACTTGGAATGTTTCTCATCACTCTATCCATGCGGTTCCGGCAGGAATTTATTTTTACAATGTATGGGTACACTCTCTGACACGCCAACAAACTCAGCGCCAAAGCGGTAAGTTAGTATTGGTAAAATAG
- a CDS encoding transposase — MLIRYGIIATEQRDESGIGLNPNSVYDWLPKKNANELPALRGNVLTTAVFFQTDNTLKTYSHHGNMTGDIFIAYVQDFLKNNPPALKTIVVIHNPDFHKSAGSNELITKVKTRSKTQLMI; from the coding sequence TTGCTCATAAGGTATGGTATTATCGCAACGGAGCAGCGTGATGAGTCGGGGATCGGCCTCAATCCCAACTCTGTATATGATTGGTTGCCAAAGAAAAACGCTAATGAGTTGCCGGCCTTGAGAGGTAATGTACTTACAACAGCAGTTTTTTTTCAGACTGACAATACCTTGAAGACATACTCGCACCATGGTAATATGACCGGTGATATATTCATTGCTTACGTGCAGGATTTCCTGAAAAATAACCCACCTGCTCTCAAAACCATTGTGGTAATACACAACCCTGATTTCCATAAATCAGCAGGCTCAAATGAGTTGATTACAAAGGTAAAGACGCGCTCAAAAACGCAGTTGATGATATAA
- the porV gene encoding type IX secretion system outer membrane channel protein PorV — MIRKISPIFTLVGFCVSFTSLAQITPGGQDSTGSRPVIPSVPFAAFTPDARSAAMGDAGAALSADANSVYWGAAKLVHAKKEYGVALSYTPWLRNITEDMSFAYLSGFKKIGKNQAVGVSLMYFDHGKFEARNNFGTSLGDYYSNEFYGSVAYSRKLTDKFSMGLNVKYLVSNLGNGVQLLGGSALKAGQTAAGDISAFYQTENVDEGTGKGWNYSGALMIQNIGGKVNYGGTTSGFIPTTLKLGGTATRYIDPLNKITFALDLNKLLIPTPGGTASGSDVGTISAMFKSFGDAPGGFSEEVREFMISTGVEYWYNDAFAVRFGYFNEARTKGNRKYFTVGFGARIQQRYGIDFAYLMPQTQGSPLANTFRISLVIDMFRKAADVADDVE; from the coding sequence ATGATCAGAAAAATCTCTCCCATTTTTACACTAGTGGGTTTTTGCGTTTCCTTTACTTCGTTAGCACAGATTACGCCCGGCGGGCAGGACAGTACAGGGTCACGTCCTGTGATCCCTTCTGTACCCTTTGCCGCCTTTACCCCGGATGCACGCAGTGCCGCCATGGGAGATGCCGGCGCGGCCTTGAGTGCTGATGCCAATTCAGTGTATTGGGGAGCCGCAAAATTAGTTCACGCCAAAAAAGAATACGGAGTAGCTCTCTCTTATACGCCTTGGTTGCGTAATATCACCGAGGATATGTCTTTTGCGTATTTGTCGGGTTTTAAAAAAATCGGCAAAAACCAAGCCGTCGGTGTCAGTTTAATGTACTTTGACCACGGTAAGTTTGAAGCCCGTAACAATTTCGGTACTTCGTTGGGTGATTATTATTCCAATGAATTTTACGGATCCGTTGCCTATTCCCGCAAATTGACCGATAAATTCTCGATGGGTTTGAACGTAAAATATTTGGTTTCCAACCTCGGCAACGGCGTTCAGCTTTTGGGAGGCTCAGCCCTGAAAGCCGGTCAAACGGCCGCCGGGGATATCAGCGCGTTTTACCAAACGGAAAATGTAGACGAAGGGACCGGCAAAGGCTGGAATTATTCGGGAGCATTGATGATACAGAACATTGGCGGTAAAGTCAATTATGGCGGTACTACAAGCGGTTTTATTCCAACCACCCTCAAATTGGGCGGAACGGCAACGCGTTACATTGACCCGTTAAACAAAATTACGTTTGCTTTGGATCTGAATAAACTCCTGATTCCTACACCCGGTGGAACTGCTTCGGGCTCGGATGTGGGAACGATCTCGGCCATGTTCAAGTCTTTTGGCGATGCGCCGGGAGGTTTCAGCGAAGAAGTTCGCGAATTTATGATCTCTACCGGGGTGGAATATTGGTACAACGATGCCTTTGCGGTTCGTTTCGGGTATTTCAACGAAGCCAGAACCAAAGGAAACCGCAAGTATTTCACCGTAGGTTTCGGAGCACGTATTCAGCAGCGCTACGGCATTGATTTTGCGTACCTCATGCCTCAAACGCAGGGAAGTCCATTGGCCAATACCTTCCGGATTTCATTGGTCATTGATATGTTCAGGAAAGCCGCCGATGTAGCGGACGATGTCGAATAA